A single Mytilus trossulus isolate FHL-02 chromosome 12, PNRI_Mtr1.1.1.hap1, whole genome shotgun sequence DNA region contains:
- the LOC134692280 gene encoding short-chain collagen C4-like, with the protein MHQLEVAVQKLVGDVSTLTQQKTTLETNLQNANLEISQLKSTLHSNTGSGAVYTRWGRKDCPMNGTELLYSGTVGGASVDYAGGPSDYVCLPHDPDFISGDGPITTNGYVSSLYGAEYEDGNFFGTNFQDNDVPCAVCRATHQSSVLLIPSKTTCYGSWKVEYYGRLAAGSDTHKSASQYICIDIAADTLEAGATDHNGKLLYAVKAVCGSLRCPPFYNNAPISCVVCSN; encoded by the exons ATGCACCAGCTGGAAGTAGCAGTTCAGAAGCTAGTTGGTGATGTATCTACCCTGACCCAGCAGAAAACGACATTGGagacaaatttacaaaatgccAATTTAGAAATCTCACAACTCAAGTCAACGCTTCACTCAAACACAG GCAGTGGAGCGGTTTACACACGATGGGGAAGAAAAGATTGCCCTATGAATGGAACAGAATTACTTTACTCGG GCACGGTTGGTGGAGCGTCCGTCGATTACGCTGGAGGACCATCAGATTACGTCTGTCTACCACATGACCCAGATTTCATTTCAGGGGATGGCCCGATAACGACCAATGGCTACGTTTCATCGCTGTATGGGGCTGAATATGAAGATGGTAATTTTTTCGGAACAAACTTCCAGGATAACGATGTTCCTTGTGCTGTTTGTCGAGCGACACATCAGTCATCTGTATTGTTAATACCAAGTAAAACAACTTGCTATGGCAGTTGGAAAGTAGAGTACTATGGAAGACTTGCTGCAGGTTCAGACACCCATAAATCAGCTTCACAgtacatatgtattgacattGCAGCAGACACGCTAGAAGCCGGAGCTACTGACCACAATGGTAAACTGTTGTATGCTGTCAAAGCAGTCTGTGGGTCATTAAGATGCCCACCGTTTTACAACAATGCACCTATATCATGCGTTGTTTGTTCAAATTAA
- the LOC134692281 gene encoding lysozyme-like, producing MHAEMNLAAISDKCLACICQVESNCNRNIKCRLDGASDSCGPFQIKNVYWIDCYRPGSGFRQCANDYTCAKGCTRAYMRRYGGRTCGTTCEDYARMHNGGPTGCKKSSTNSYWRKIMAAGCSRNS from the exons ATGCATGCTGAAATGAATTTAGCAG CAATTTCTGACAAGTGCCTAGCCTGTATTTGTCAG GTAGAATCAAATTGTAATAGGAACATAAAATGCCGTTTGGATGGCGCATCAGATTCCTGTGGACCTTTTCAGATAAAGAACGTGTATTGGATAGACTGTTATCGACCAGGCAGTG GTTTTAGACAGTGTGCGAACGACTACACTTGTGCAAAGGGATGTACACGGGCTTATATGAGACGCTACGGGGGAAGAACATGTGGAACGACTTGTGAAGATTACGCACGAATGCATAATGGAGGTCCTACTGGCTGTAAAAAAAGTTCCACTAACTCGTACTGGAGAAAAATTATGGCGGCAGGCTGCAGCAGAAATAGCTAA